One Falco cherrug isolate bFalChe1 chromosome 11, bFalChe1.pri, whole genome shotgun sequence DNA window includes the following coding sequences:
- the GPR55 gene encoding G-protein coupled receptor 55: protein MTNSSKECNFTDIDRLAKTLRLGISIPTFILGLILNTLALSVFCCFWKKQTRTSVYMINLALADVLLLLSLPLKVYYSITEAPGLLCSFIESLYFVNTYGSIFIIVCITVDRYICIRHPFESRVNQSPKWAILICCFIWAVAWLCSSPMYVFHKKDYLKCFYNMSEQAWSIPLIVSVEIFGFLIPLAVMVFCSAQNIWILLNHESQAKKKADGSGSSRVIINLVVFLVCFTPVHLGICLQCLVRQHVIVDCSLKQTISLFIQVAMILANLNCCLDAIFYYFAAKEFREKTHLKKVIELCPVFKPCAT from the coding sequence ATGaccaacagcagcaaagaatgCAATTTTACTGATATCGACAGATTAGCAAAGACACTGCGGCTGGGGATCTCCATCCCCACCTTCATTCTTGGGCTGATTCTCAACACTCTGGCCCTCTCCgtgttctgctgcttttggaagAAACAGACGAGAACCTCAGTGTACATGATCAATCTCGCACTTGCAGAtgtcttgctgcttctctcacTCCCGCTCAAGGTGTACTACTCTATCACAGAGGCGCCGGGACTTTTGTGCTCATTCATAGAGTCCCTCTATTTTGTCAACACGTACGGCAGTATCTTCATCATTGTCTGCATTACTGTTGACAGATATATCTGCATAAGGCACCCATTTGAAAGTCGAGTTAACCAATCCCCCAAATGGGCTATCCTGATTTGCTGCTTCATCTGGGCAGTAgcttggctctgcagcagcccaaTGTACGTGTTTCACaagaaagattatttaaaatgcttttacaaCATGTCAGAACAGGCATGGAGCATCCCCCTCATTGTTTCTGTGGAAATTTTTGGATTTCTGATCCCGCTTGCAGTGATGGTTTTCTGCTCTGCCCAAAACATCTGGATTCTGCTGAATCACGAAAGCCAAgctaaaaagaaagcagacGGCAGTGGCTCTTCACGAGTCATTATCAACCTTGTGGTGTTTTTGGTGTGCTTCACACCCGTTCACCTTGGGATCTGCCTACAGTGCCTGGTAAGACAGCATGTGATAGTGGACTGTAGTCTGAAGCAAACCATCAGCCTCTTCATTCAGGTGGCAATGATATTAGCCAACCTGAACTGCTGCCTGGATGCCATCTTTTATTACTTTGCCGCAAAAGAATTTCGTGAGAAAACACACCTGAAAAAGGTTATTGAACTATGTCCTGTCTTTAAGCCTTGTGCCACATGA